Proteins from a single region of bacterium:
- a CDS encoding 4Fe-4S dicluster domain-containing protein, translated as MNATAHDVAETLSSEIRALTGLNPARCYQCGKCSAGCPMAREMTLRPHDVMRLAMRGERDRIFDDESIWLCLTCETCSSRCPQKVEPARIIDALREIGRREGREAAPRAVSAFHRAFLDQIKGRGRIHEVGLVVAYKTRSLDLFSDAASAPGMFLRGKLPLAGEKVRGMDDVRRIFAACLEGERR; from the coding sequence ATGAACGCAACCGCCCACGACGTCGCGGAGACTCTGTCCTCCGAGATCCGCGCCCTGACCGGCCTCAATCCGGCCCGCTGCTACCAGTGCGGCAAGTGCTCCGCCGGCTGTCCGATGGCCCGCGAGATGACGCTGCGCCCGCACGACGTGATGCGCCTCGCGATGCGCGGCGAGCGGGACCGGATCTTCGACGACGAATCGATCTGGCTCTGCCTGACCTGCGAGACCTGCTCCTCGCGGTGCCCGCAGAAGGTCGAGCCGGCGCGGATCATCGACGCGCTGCGCGAGATCGGCCGCCGCGAAGGACGCGAGGCCGCGCCGCGCGCCGTCTCCGCCTTCCACCGCGCGTTCCTCGACCAGATCAAGGGCCGCGGACGGATCCACGAGGTCGGCCTCGTCGTCGCCTACAAGACGCGCTCTCTGGACCTCTTCTCCGACGCCGCCTCCGCTCCGGGCATGTTCCTGCGCGGCAAGCTGCCGCTCGCGGGAGAGAAGGTCCGCGGGATGGACGACGTCCGGCGGATCTTCGCCGCCTGCCTCGAAGGGGAACGCCGATGA